The nucleotide sequence aggaggaggagcgcgcgtgtaggtctcctcttcttatgctcatacaagtggtagaagagctcaccttataaagaggtgcaactctctctcaacttccaaggtgggactaaactttagactcactcactccactcacatgtgtgcatgaatgggccaagaaaatttcagaattttagttgggctttgggccaaaggcctactagcaaaattccaacagcaTCTACCGCCCGTGGGGTCGCCCTCCTCAAACCTGGATGTGTTCAGCGACTGCCTGCTCGCGTTGGCCATGTCCCAGTCCATTGAGGGCATCACCACATGGTAAGGCACTGTCGCACACAGTGGCGGTGCCAGGATTTCATTCAGGTGTAGTCAATTCAAACTTGTGTAGTTATATGTGTGTATTTATGAATTTTTTTCTGCATGATATATACTCATTGTATGATGTTGTTGGGAAAGCCGTGTAGTCTAATGACTGCACAGCTCATGCATGGCTTCGCCACTGGTCGCACATCACCCTCCCTACGTCCGCATGTCCAACCGTGTGGATTTGTCCTCTCCATTCATTATCTGTGCGCACTTAGGTACAAAAGAATTGGTGTTCGAATGATGCGTTCATATGCAATTGCAATAAGTCCAGCTTCTATAATCGTGATGTGAACGTGATTGAGTGAGTAGCCGCTAAAGTAATCTTAcataagaagttgatccccaccACTATCTATCCTCTGACCATGCACACTCTCCACATCAACTTTATGCCACATCATCATTCAGTTTGCAAAGAGCAACCAATTAATCCGATTCCCCTTACATGGCTTGTTTGGAGCGAGCTGTAGGGCCCACGTACAAATAGTTGTCTAAATGGCTCTTCGGTTGCGGTGCTATGGCCAAGTCAATGTCCCCAATTAACTCTCCCAACTCTATCTCTTCTTCTTCCACTCCTGTTCCTCTTCTCCACTAAATTAATGAAGGAATAACAATGGAGCACCCGTCGCCTGCTGGTACAAGAtatcaaggaggaggaggaggcttgaagCTTCTTCAACCAGCCGTCCCTCAGTAGGAGATGCCAGGATGGTGTTCCACTGATCCGTGCATATATATACAATTGCATTGCAATAAGTCCAGCTTCTTTAATCGTCATGTGAACGTGATTTAGTGAGTAGACGCTGGAGtaatcttacattcttaagaaatTGATCCCCACTACTTCCTACTGTCCACAACAGTTCAGTTTGCAAAGAGCAACCCATTAGTCAGGTTACCTTACATGGCTCTTTTGGAGCAAGCTATAGCACCCACGTACAAATAGTTGCCTAACCGGCTCTTTGGCTGCGGTGCTATGACCAAGTCAATGTCCCCAATTAACTGTCGCAACTCTATCTCTTCTTCTTCCACTCCCGTTCATCTTCTCCACTACATTAATGTAGGAACAGCAATGCTACACACATGTGCATCTCTTTTACAGGGTTCACAGAGAGGCTGAGATGGGCTTTTTTGATTGGGTNNNNNNNNNNNNNNNNNNNNNNNNNNNNNNNNNNNNNNNNNNNNNNNNNNNNNNNNNNNNNNNNNNNNNNNNNNNNNNNNNNNNNNNNNNNNNNNNNNNNNNNNNNNNNNNNNNNNNNNNNNNNNNNNNNNNNNNNNNNNNNNNNNNNNNNNNNNNNNNNNNNNNNNNNNNNNNNNNNNNNNNNNNNNNNNNNNNNNNNNNNNNNNNNNNNNNNNNNNNNNNNNNNNNNNNNNNNNNNNNNNNNNNNNNNNNNNNNNNNNNNNNNNNNNNNNNNNNNNNNGTCTGTAGCATTTTTTATGTAGGAATAACAGATGGGGTTGATTCCCCTATAACCAATAGAGCTGGATGCCATCGATCGAGACGCATAAACGAGGAGCAAGACAAGTCATCGCCTGGTGTGTTCCTTCCTCTTGGCACACATAGTACTCCATATGAAACAAGTCCTGTttgatttcaaacaaattcaaTAATCAGGTACGCACAAATCTCAATACACATCATGCACCATAATACTAGTACATGAAATATACAATTCTCAATCATTATACCATTGGGATCCAAAGACTTGACCAATAGGTACTTCTTCTTGGGTTCATCCCTAGTAGGCTCTACTATTTATCTCCGCTTCGTGTTTTCTCAACCTTTGTCCCAACTCGCCCTTCTCCCTCATTGGTCAAATAGTGAAGATTGGGAAAACCCGCATCACAAAATGAATTCATTTTCTGGATTGTGATGAACAACATCTAAATGAAGTCAATCAAAGTAAAACATCCATATCCCCTCTTTTTCTTGCATTGGTGGGGAGGTCGGTTTATGCACCATCATGTTTCACAAACATGCTACGGATAATATGTTGACAATATATATTCTCATATCTCGACGCAAGCATCTTACATGGACATTTGAATTCATTATGTCCTTATTTAACCATACGTAAACACCGCAGCTAGTCTTACTATCATGGCCTAAGGCAGACTATATATCTGCATATTTTATGTCAACACAACCTTAAAAGTTTTGTACTAGCTAAGGGACCGAACACTGGTAGTATTTAAATCAGGAGGATTGATCGCTGACACACTATCTAGCTAGAAGAGGAGCACCCACGCAAGGAGAGAGACTATCGCCATGAGTGGCACCTgtggggccgccgccgccgccttctcgaAGGTCAGCTGCCGGGCACCGATGTCGTAGATCATGTTGGTGCCCGCCTGCAGCATGCTACCTAGGATGGAGCCTAAAGGATAATCCTTGGGCATCGGCAGCATGGTGAGGCACTGGAACCCGGTGTTGGTGTCCTTGTAGAAGTAGTGCACCGTTGTGAGGTCCATCCCGGGTGAGTCCACTCCATCAAATACCAGAGTTATCTTGGGGAACTTGAGCTTGGCCACAGAGTTGGTGTCGTAGCACAGGTCCAACTCATTGTTGCTTTTCACGGCCGGTGAGTCTATCTTGCTCATTAGCGCTTGCTTCACGGCATAGTAGGCGTCACTCTGGAGCCAGGTGAGGGCGATGGTGGTGCTCAGGGCCACCCCACCGGACTTGCCATCCGCCGCGAAGTCGAACGCTCGGTCCGGGATGCCTTTTAGCGACTCACCGTCAACCTTTATTCCGGTGAGCTTAACGTAGTACAAGTCCTGGTACACGTTACTCTTTAGCAATGGTGTGGAGCGGCTACGTTTAGTCTGCGGCACGGCTTGGTCGCCCAGCAGGACCACGCTGGTGGAGCTCGAGCTCTTGGAGTCGTCGGGTGTCAGGAAGTAGGAGAACCTGCAGATGCATGCACAAGTCATGATTCAAAATTACCCACTCGGTCCCATAATATAAtatacagttttgctaaagcacatttagatgtgcaataagtattgcacatctaagtcctatgtcatctAGATATGCTCTAGACACGCcctataatataagagcgtttttacaTTACTAACTGGATTGAAGCTCTTGTAGTGACAACCTTTATTTCAAAAacttttataaagtttgaccaagttttatCAATAGTATATATCAACATCTTGAATGATTTTGTTAGTTTTTTGTTTCTCTCTTATATATCTTATAACATATATAATGTCACATAATAATGATGACGTTGATAGTTTTTTCTCTCTCTTAACATAGAATCCGAACCTGGTGATGTGTAGCTGTGACAGGATGGAGAGGGGGCCCTTGCTGAACCCAATGGCGCCGTCCTTCACCGTATTCTGGGTGCTGCAGCCAAACACCACGCTCCCGGAGACGGGCGACGTCCCGGTCCCAGCACCGAAGGTGAACTTCTCATAGCCGAGGTAGCCGGTGCTGTAGCTGCCATCGTCGAGTGACCCGTACGCGTACAGGCAGCTGCTCGTTGTGTCGACGCAGTCGTTGTTAGTGGTCTTCCTGAGCACGCTGGAGCACGTGTCGCTGATGCAGGGGACTGCGGAGAGCACTTGCGCCGGAGCGGGCGGGCACTGCACCCAGAAAAAGTCGTTGAAGATGTCGACCACGCCGGAGAAGGTCTGTTGTCCGACGGAGACGTTGTAGAGTATGATGCCGGCGTCGTCCGCGGCATCGGAGCCCAGCTGGCCGGCCTTGTTGGAGCTGCGGAGGGCCTTCGTCAGAGCGGACGCGCCCGCGCTTGCTACCTCCTTGACGATGATGCTCGCGATCCTTTTCATGAAAGGCGAGCGGACGATTACCCCAACCGCCGCCCCCGCCAGAGACGAGGCAGGCCCcggcaggagcaggagcagcagcacCGTCATGGCGACCGCACCTCTAGCTCTTCTTGCTGCTGGCCGATCCATAGTGGTCACGCGACTGAAAATGCTAGCGTTAACTTAAGTTTGTCTAACCAACACACCAGAGAAAAACAGATTGAGAATGCTAGCGTGCATGGTTGCGTATATGAAGCATACGGGAAGTTCTTATAAAGCAGAGGTTGCAAGGGGTTTGTTCTTTTGACGGTTTCTAAACCAATAATGCATGTGCCCGTCCTCGTAGTCTTTAAATAATATAAGCATGAATGAAAACTGAAGCATTAAGTAGCGAAATTTCGAATTTTACAGGTTTCTTATGAAAGGTGGGCATCCCGGCCTCTGCAACGAAGTGATGCACACAACCGGATTTTATTACACATCTATTTGAAGTGTAAAATGTGCTAGCCACCCTGGTGGAAAAATAGCCGGTATATATAACTGCCATCAGACGATTGCGTCCAAAATCCATATGTATCCACTGTTCCACTAGGAGGAGGAAGTACCACATGTGGATCAAATATGAAACTGTGcggataacctgcaaaaaatgggCAACTCCAAAAAATCCTTTGGTTAAATGACTAGTTCTTGAGACGGAAACAGCTTTTTGATTCCTACACCAGTGGTGTTTGTTTCCGTCTGTCCTTCCAAACAGCAGCATGATGAGGTCCAACCGTCAGCAGCATCATGATGACCAACCGCCATATGTATGTTATAAGATTAACATAAGTTTGTTGTGACTAATAATATGCGCTGATGAATGAAGTATACAATGAATCTTCTGGAGTTGACAAAGGACTTGTTCCCCTCAAAAATAAAAAGACAATGGACTTGTTCCCCTCAAAAATAAAAAGACAAAGGACTTGTTCCCCTCAAAAATAAAAAGACAAAGGACTTGTTCGGCTGAAAGGAGCAACCTGTGTATTTTCTGACGGATACACAGCTAGCTGATTAAAGTTGCCCGGCGCCCCTGCATGCAAGTTGCACCGAGTGAAAATTCATATATTTATGGACGTGTATATTTTAGTTTGTTGCTCGATCATCCACCAGCTGATTAAAATCAGGCACCAAAGTCTCAGTCCCTAATTCAAACATATATGTGTTGGTTAGATGAAGAGGCAACACGGTAGTTATATGGAAGAATCCAGGCGTATCCTCGATCACACACATATTTTTTGGAGCATATTCTTATTTTTCATTGACATTGTGCAATCATCGACAAGTATCGTAAGATACtgaattagggcatctccaatgctcaGCGCTTAGATGGGCGCTAGCAGGAATTAAATAAAATATTTTCCTTTGTAGCGCCCGCATTAGAATCCATTCCTACAACGCTAGCAGGCGCTAGGCCAGTTAGAAAAGAACGGAGAGATTGGTTAATCCTACCACGAAAAAGCCGGAGCGTCCGAGGACTTCCCTGGCATCGACGCTAGCTAATTTCCTTAACTTGGCCGGGAATCACACCTAACGGCCAGGAATTTGATCCTAGCGTTCGGCCTAAGCACATGCGTCGTACATGCCCTTAGCGTGTCGGCCAGCTCATAGGACATGGAGAAGACGAGAGACACAGAGAGTGGATTCAGTAACCACTCAAAATGCGGGAACTGCAGAATTATTATTGCTAGCAGCCTGGTACTACTGAAAAAGGCATCATATATTTGAGTAGAACAGCACCTTGATCCTGAGATGGAAATCCATAGCTAGGATTTCACCACACAGACGTGGCTGAGAAATGAAGCCAATAATTAAGGAGTAAAATCTGATAGAAGTCTCCCTAACCACTCCATCGGTACCTTGAGATCCACCTTAAAATCTCAACGTAACGCTGCTGCCCCAACTACTAAGCTGGTCCGAGGGTTTTCCCGCCAAAACACAAATCCCCAAAATATCACTGACCAAGAAGCCTGCAAGGTCGCCGGCAGATCCAGCCCGGTCTGGCCTAAATCAAGCACCCATGCGCACGGACGGGGACGGTGTGGCAGCAGTAGAGCGATGAACACAACGGACGTGGCGATCAAATAACGACAAACACTCCCACTCTAAGAAGAATTTCAAACTCGCGATCAGTTCCGCGCAACTAGTTGCCAAATAAATTCACATCTTGATGCAGATGTAAAATTAAAATTAAGATAGGTTTCCCGTATCAAACCTTGGGTAGATTGTGAAGCATCAACTATAGTAGGTTCTATCGACAGAAGAGTTGACAAAGGACTCAGTCTTTGCTGGCAGAAACAACTTGTGCACTTTTAAACCAATTGCGTGTCCATCCACGCCCATCCAAATTGCATGCGTAATGGAGAGTGAAAAGTAATATGTTTATGTACATAGTTAAGTGGTTGGCAGTTGACCTTCGATTGTCAGATGATGAGAGTCTTTCAACTAATTACAAGTAGTCGTCAAAGTCTTCATTACGCAtgtctctactacttaaaaagaatttCTCATTTCACCTTTCTTTCCACCATCCCTTCGTCCAACCTTCTATTTATATGATAATCAAttaccttaatttacttaccttctgaatcAATTCTATTTTAATTTACCTACCAAACTTTTAATTTAAATATAAGGTAATTCATGGTCAGAATTTGATaaatatttatttacacaatcacattatTATTGATAGATAAATCACAAGctaacgtactagaatatttatttcctgttgcaacgcacgggcattgttttAGTAGTATATATTTTTGGAACTTGCGATTTTGTCTTGATATTGACATAGCAGGGTAGAACAAAGATGTGCAGTTGCTATCTTCTTTCTTTTCGTTGATTCTGGTCAAATATTGACTAGCACTGTGTAAGACACTGAATTACCGTGCCACCACATTGTTGCCGCGTCCAGCTCGTAGGAAATAACAATTCCTTCTTAGTAACCACATGGTGTATGTGATAAGCAACCTCAAAACAAACAATGTCAAAAAATAATCCTTCTTAGGAAAAACAGTACTACCTTTAATAACATATCAAAATTCTCGCATTCTTTGTAGAGTCATCATCTCTTGAAGGGTAAGATCATAAAGCTTGGGCCTCCTAACTTTCTGCTTTTGGATGAATGGGTGATCCATGTTTCAATCTTGTGATTCACATGCTCGCATAACTTTCCGTTTCCAGCATCGATGTGCATTTCTTCAAGAACCATTGCATTCTCAGCGAAGAATTTGATCAGCTTGATACCGAGACAGTTCAACTTCTCCGGCAAGAATTGCAAGGCCACTCTCCTCAGCGAGCTCTGCAAGCATTCGAAGGAGCGTCGAGTCAAGCCTGGGATTTCAGGTACATCGTCATAGGCAACACTGATGGTTTCTTTATCTCCTTCCGAAGAAAAGGAATCGTCACAACTCACAACAGTCGAAACGATCCATGGACTTGTCGCGGTCGTGTCGAAATTTCCATTCCAAGAATTCAGTAATGTACCGTTCTTGTTTGTAGGCGTCCTCGTGCTCCGTGGTGAGGTTGATCCTGAGGTCATGGAGTGCGTTGCTACAGCGGAGAAGGCTTGCGATGGCTGCCGCCGCTGTCTTGCCTCTCCCCCTGCGCACCCCTTCCAGCTCGAGGCACTCAAGGCGGCGGAAGGCCGGCAGGAGCTCGACCCGCCTCGCCTCGTTGAGCACGGCCACATCCTCAAGGTGGTTCAGCCGTAGtttcatcttcttggtgctggtgAAGCTCCCAACGAATCGCCAGAAGGTTTCAAGGTTGCCGCATGGATCCATGTTCCTCTTTTTTTCCGTGAAAAAATGCAGGTCCACTTGTTCCAACTCCGGCGGCCGTGGACTGAATGTGAATGGCCGGAGAAGCCCCATGTACCGGAAGCGACGCAGCCTCGGTGAGTCGATCTCCACCGCGATGAGGGGCGTGGTCTTGTCATCGTCGTAGTATCCGTGGTGACGGCGGCGCCTCAGGTTCTCATCCTCCTCCCACTTGCAGTCCTCGAGCGCGAGCACAGTGGCCGCTGGGCATCGGAGGCGGCAGCGTGCGGCCTGTTTGGGAGCCGGGAGACCGTCGTAGCCCCAATCCCGGGCGGCGTCGCATTGTGAAGTCGCGTCGTCTGTCACTTTGATAAGGACGGACTCGAGGCGGACCACTGTGAGCGCCGGCGCGACGTCGATGACTTCCTGAAGAGATTCAAGGTACTGGGTGCAGTGCCTGAGTCGGAGCGATGATAGCCGCGGGAGCATGAGTGCATGACCGCGGCGGCATGGGTCGGCAGGTAGAGCGGTGAGGTCGAGCACGCGGAGGTTATTGGACGGCAGGGAGTCCAGGGTGAGGGTGTATACACCCACCCGATTCCAGCAGCAGATCTCGCCGTCGTGGTACGTGTCGCTGCTCCAGTCATTGGCGATGAACCGGAGCTCCTCGATGCGACGCGCCGCCCGGTGGGAGAGCAAGACGGTGATCACGCTGTGGTCCCGGTCGGACCACCTCCGGTCGTCTTCATCATTGTGCACGAACTCGCCGACCGGTTTGTCGCGCTCGCGCTCGGACTCGAGGCGCAAGGTGAGCCTCGTGACGTGCTGGGCGCCGTCGAGCGCCGCCACGGCCGCAGAGAGGAAGGCGTCGCGGCGGGAGAAGAAGATGGCCTTGTCTTCTTCACGATAACCGCCGTAGCGGTCGCGGTACTCGTAGTCCTCGACGCGCGTCTCGAGGTTTACGGCGCCAGAGGAGCGCCAGAGCGGCGTTTGCCAGCGCCGCGAGAGCGCGGTCGTGGAGGTGGCCTCCTTGGCTGGGGCGAAGTGGAGGATGCACCGGAGGAGGTAGTCGGGGTCTCGGGGAGGTCGGACAGCCGGTCGCGGTTGCCATCGTCTAAACCGTCGGCGGCGATGCGATGCGATCTGCCCGGATGGGGACGTACGTCGGCTTCGAGTTTAGGTTTGATTCCGGTTTGCCGATCGGAAATCTGGAGAGGGTATTTCGACCCAGCCGGGCTAGGTTTTTTTTAGACAATCTCGCGAAGCTTTATTCAAACCATCATAATGTTTACAAGGATGAAATGAATACCATCAGGTTGACCCAATCAAACATAGCGGTCAAGCCCTAACTTTAATGCGTGCTTCGTTAGATTGTGAGCCTCAATATTTGAGCTCCTATTTTTTGACGAAACGCTGTCGGAGCAGCTTCTCTTTTTCATTTATAAGAGGAAAGGTGTTACAAGTATTTGATCGGAGCAGGCTGCTATACATGAGCTCCTACTTTCATAGACTATATTACAGAAACCGAAAGACATTGAATTTAGTTGTATTTCATTGAGGATCGCTCCAAAATTAGCAGCAGTTCCACACCTCACATCTCGTACCACTCCTTCACAGTCCGAAGCGAGCTGTAGTTGATTTAGATTCAAATCTTCTGCCAGAGCCAGTCCCTCTCGAATAGCCAGAGCCTTTAGTGTCGCCGGATCATCGATATTATTGAACACTATCGCTGAGGCTCCAAGAAAAGCACCCTATTTACTCCGGCACACCATATGGGAAAAGGCTTTGTTCCCCTCGGGCTCGGAGGCTAATTTAAAGCCGACACTATTAGATTTTCTTTAAAACACACGTAACTCTATTTATACCACCTTTTTTGCGTGGATATACTTGCAATCATATTTATTCGAAAATCAATAGGCATGTATGTTCGTATTCAAATttgtaagagcatcttcaacaaccGGCCAACGCGCGGAGCGCTAAAAAAGCGTTTGCAGCGCGTCGATCGCCTGTTTTTGCGCGGCGCGAAGCGCTGGCTCCAGCGGTCGCTGTAAACATTAGAGCGCGTGAGTAGCTCCAGCAGGTGCTGCAAAAATACGCACACGCgctctcgcacaaacaacatatgcactCCAAACACAACCAAgaagatcaaacacaaacaaaataaatcaacaataaatagttcaattttgtTATTACAAGTCAAACAAATAGTTTATTGTTCAGTgtaacaaatagttcaacaatacaacatcaaacgcacaaatcatgatgcaTTTTGTCGGCCATTTCATGCCCACCACTCCTTGATGAGATCGTTTTGAAGATCATCATGCGTTTCGGCACGttgaatggcatgataggaggcaacaaaacgggccaccctgtcagccctccgccgcacttgcacgggatgtcccaagagatcatagtgagagtagtctacatcttggccacgctcGTTCTCGACAATCATGTTGTGCACGATCACACAAgtgtgcatgatgtaccaaagtatcttttgatcccaaaatctagccggtcctctcacaatagcaaattgggcttgcaaaatcccaaaagctctctccacatcttttctagccgctgcctgagcattgtggaaatcaagatttttcttaccttctggttttttcaacggcttcacaaatgttGGCCATTTTTGGTAGATGCCATCCACAAGatagtagccatagttgtatgtacgacCATTTGTTACAAACTACACCGGTGAcagttcaccatttgcaatcttattcatcagtgatGACCGATTAACAATGTTGATGTCATTAAAAGATCCAGCCATTCTAAAAAAAGCATGCCAAATACAAatctcttgatcggccaccgcttcaaggattatagtggaacccctTTTTTGCCATGAAATTGgccatgccatgccttaggacaattcttccaactccaacgcatgcaatctattgagccaagcatacctgggaagccgcgagctttgttcatctccaatagccttgcggtgTCTTCggcattgggagatctcaaatactcctggcAAAACACTTGCACAGTTCCGATTGCGAAGCACTTGATAGACATGATGGCTTGACTCTCACCCATGGCCAAcaggccaagtgatcatcaactagatcagcgggGATACCGTAtcccaacatacgcaaagcggctgtcaccttctgaaaggtgctatgcccgagctctccggcggcattcctcctttgccaAAAAAAACCCGGTCATgactcgctagtttctctgcaatgcgcctgaacaactcggtgctcatcctgaAACGGCGCCGGAAGTACGACTCGAGGTACACCGGAGGATCCGCAAAATAGTCCCTGATCAACCTATTGTCAGCATCGATTCTATTCCTTCAAATTTTccgccgacccataaccgaaccaccgtgcttcggttttttgttgatgtgcatagctaggatcactgcaagatcctcctcctcttcaatATCAAATTCTTTTTCGGAAGAATCATATGACGAACTCGTCTACAATGTTTAATTTAAACTAGGCTAtaaaaactacaaacaacatgcactaaattcatgtaaaaaaatgtgaagttgaagcaatacatacTTTGCAAGCGTTTTGTTGAACACCTTATGGGCGACGAGCGGCAGTGGGCGGCCAGGCGCTGTTCGTCGGAGGAATGCCTCGCGCGAGGCGCGGCGGCGATTAGAGAGAGACGAAGGAagcagcggcggcgcggggataggccggggaagcgccaGAACGGTCACCGAGACAAATGGGGTGGCACGGGTGGCGGCGTCTGGCTGGATGGGGTAGGTGGAAGTTGCGAGTAGGCGCTCGAGTGTCCAGCACGCGGGAGTGGGCGTTGCAAATAAACGGCGCGTGATGGCGTTTTGACCCGCGCGCTGAACTAGTTACGCCGCGCGCGTGGTTTTTAGGCCTCCGCTGGAGCGCCCGAAACGGTAGTCACAAAAATCACTAATTTTTCAATCTGTTGGAGATTCTCTAAGTTGCCTACATTTACTACCTACTAATAATGGGATGAGTGCGGGACTCCCCTGGCTCTCGCGTCACCCCTCTCGGGCGGTACAGGAGTGACCCAAACCTCTTGGCCAGACATCGGAGGTGTTCTTGCGTCTCggtcctccttggaggcgtcgttcATAGGGTGGTCGGGGAATGCGGTCCTGCTGCATGgtggttggtggcggcggcggtgctcagCTCTCCTGGTTGTGAGCTTTGTTGGTGACGAGTTCGTCGTTCCGCATCTTTTAGCGCCTCCTTGCCTTGTTTGCTTGTGGGTTGCCGGCCAATGGTGGGAATCCATGTGTGTG is from Triticum aestivum cultivar Chinese Spring chromosome 3A, IWGSC CS RefSeq v2.1, whole genome shotgun sequence and encodes:
- the LOC123059178 gene encoding aspartic proteinase nepenthesin-1, which translates into the protein MDRPAARRARGAVAMTVLLLLLLPGPASSLAGAAVGVIVRSPFMKRIASIIVKEVASAGASALTKALRSSNKAGQLGSDAADDAGIILYNVSVGQQTFSGVVDIFNDFFWVQCPPAPAQVLSAVPCISDTCSSVLRKTTNNDCVDTTSSCLYAYGSLDDGSYSTGYLGYEKFTFGAGTGTSPVSGSVVFGCSTQNTVKDGAIGFSKGPLSILSQLHITRFSYFLTPDDSKSSSSTSVVLLGDQAVPQTKRSRSTPLLKSNVYQDLYYVKLTGIKVDGESLKGIPDRAFDFAADGKSGGVALSTTIALTWLQSDAYYAVKQALMSKIDSPAVKSNNELDLCYDTNSVAKLKFPKITLVFDGVDSPGMDLTTVHYFYKDTNTGFQCLTMLPMPKDYPLGSILGSMLQAGTNMIYDIGARQLTFEKAAAAAPQVPLMAIVSLLAWVLLF